From Brassica rapa cultivar Chiifu-401-42 chromosome A06, CAAS_Brap_v3.01, whole genome shotgun sequence:
GGATTGAGCTAGGGAGAGTGACGTTGCACGATATCAGAGATCAAGAACGGTTCGATGGATACTATCACAATCAGTTCATGGTGGTGAATGATTGTTTGCACAGATACAGATTCGATGCCAAGTGGATCTTCTTCTTCGATGTTGATGAGTTTATCGGTATCCCGCCGAACAATACAATCTCGTCGGTGATGGAAACTCTAGAGGAATATTCTCAGTTCACTATTGAACAGATGCCTATGAGTAGTCAGCTATGTTTCTCCGGCGACGGTGCGGCGAGAACTTACAGGTAAACTATTATTgggaatgtttttttttaaaccggAATTGAAAAGTCTTGGTCTTGATTGGTTTAAGCGTTTGGAATCAATCACTAATTTGGTTAAACTGTTAAAGTAGCATCTGATTCTGTTAATGTGTTTCCTGTGAAAAGAGTTCTTTTTTGTTGCACGCTTTTTTCAGTGGTTCGAATAGTGGTCCATGTGGGTAAGAGTTGTCTTCAATGATTCTTGTAGCTTTCAGATTTCCAAAACTAACTTGAGATTTGCTAGGATTTGATTGATAAGTGTAGGCCAGCAAGTTCAATTCAAACGGGTAGTTTGATTCGAATAATTCTGGTTTTGGTTAGTTCCATTTGTGTAAATTTTTAGTGAATTCTACTGAATATAATTTAgttcggttttaagttttttattggattatttaaaaaaaaataaaaatagttgggTAAAAGGTACAAGTAATTTTGGCTAAATttggttcaaaatttaaatatattattggtTTTGGTTTAGTATAAATATATGCTTTGGTTAGTATTTTCCATTCTTTGtgatttttctatttaaaaaaaaaatggattgtAGTTTTTGGATGATTGATATTGTAGTTGTGTGTTGTCAGGAAATGGGGATTTGAGAAACTGGCGTACAGAGATGTGAAGAAAGTCCCACGACGGGATAGGAAATACGCGGTTCAACCGCGTCACGTGTTTGCGACGGGAGTTCACATGTCGCAGAATGTACAAGGGAAGACATACCACGGAACTGGAAGTTTAATCCGCTATTTTCACTACCACGGTTCAATCTCGCAGCGTCGTGAACCTTGCCGTCATCTTTTTAACGGGACACGCATCATGTTTGATAACAATCCTTACGTTCTTGATACCACGATGCGTGATGTTGGCCTTGCAGTTAAGACGTTTGAGATCAGGACGATTGGAGATCGGCTGATTAGGACACggcaatgaaaacaaaaaaatggagTAAATTAGCAGTAATGGTTTTCACTTTTGTATTGTAACGTAAATCTTTAAAGGTATTTTTAGGCGAATGGTTTTCAATGgagtttttactctcttttttgTAGTATTCTTTTCTTGTATTATAAAATGGGGTTCATAGAATCATACAGCTCAGAGTCACTTGGTATATAAGCATCTCTGTTATgggattaataatatttttggttatttgtaTTTGGAAAAGTAGTCTCTTTAATTATAAGTATTTGTGAAAGTAGTTGTGGTCTTCGATGGATCTTTGTCGTGTTAATTAACCAAAAGTTTCCACTTTTTCTTCCTTAGAACTGAGTGAGAAAAAAGCATTATAAATTCCATTcgacttttaaaaaattcaaaatgtcACTAATTAAGTTAAAGTTATATTCTCATTTATCAAAATACACACTTTACTTACTTtaccatttttatttaattgtttattACTCAAAAAATTGGAAACACGTACAACTGTTACTGTGAGGCCCACGGAGAACTTCCTTCCAAGTTTCGTGGTTGATAATTGTCGTAAAGGCTGGAAAGTCTCTCACTGCCAAATGCTCAACAATCATACAAATTATTTCCAATCAACAAATCTCCTAACAACGACAACAATTATTCATTCTGTCATTTCATCTCAATTAACATCAAAGTTAACTACATAACAACAAAGGTAGAAACAATATTGcaaataaaatttgtaaaaaacataaacaaggGAATGTGCACCGACGGTTCCGCATTAAATGTAATTGAAACGAGACATGtaaaaacaaattgttttaGCACATTCACGAACCCTAccatcttctctattaaaagagaagtaccatttttatctaccataaaaaagTCATACTAGTTTTATTAGGTCCATTTCAttaatacatttatttaattatttacattaatctattaaatatataaagataataataataaatcaattttaactgtaaatttaaattttatttttagttatagcaaaatgttgagaaaaaatctgaaaaaatctttctaaaaatttaaaatattttatttaaattaatacaattgattaatttcgtaattaataatatatactattgtacattactttaaataatatttttttacaaaacaaaataaaataaaagtgtacgctatttttcaaattttataattatattatatatattctttattaaaagaaataccataaaaatcATACTAGGTTTATTTCATCAATTACatcaatttgattattttaattaatctatttaatatataacatttttaaaaaaatcttataaaatatatagatattaataaataaattttaactgtaaatttaaattttatttttacttataacaaaatatgttggaaaaaatctaacaaaatcttaataaaaatttaaaatatttttgaattaatgcagcgattgatttcataattaataatatagtattattataatctatttacttataaaatcccacaatatactaaaataaataacatataaaatataaattatgctaagaaaatgttagttctatagtataactaaataaaattttaaaatgtatcgTATTCGGtttgtaaaaattagaaaaaactgaaggagattctcaatttggttatttcatactatgaatttattttaccaaactcgaaaatatattaatatattaataataaagtaaaatgtataaaataaatcattatacattaataatatcgaataataaacataatcaataacattatagatttacacaatatataacactaaaatgtaaattatatctttgaaagttttgcgatggtatatgttatatatttataaaatgaaaatctacccgcacggatgtgcgggtgATAAATCTAGTTCCCACATTAATATCCATTCACAAAttactaatttattattttaaatgactTAAATTATGCCATAATGTTCCAACTCGGAAGTACACACACATTCAAGAGAGGTAGCCGAAACTAGATGATCTCTGCATCTGTTATATTCTCCGCGAATCTACTACAGTTTCCATTTATATCAATAAACTTTGTTCAAAAATGGTCTCCTCCATGAATTTTTTGTTTGGAGGACTGTTTCCTCCCTGATTCATTATCCAGAATATGATAATGCAACCACGCGATCTCAACgagtttttataaatttgacATTAAAATACTGACACAAATCGCTCAATTCTAAATTTAAAAAGGATATTGATTTCTAGGGAAATTGTtagcaaagaaaaaaacattttaacaaAGACATCCGTATattacatcttatatattgaaagTTAAAACTCGAATTATCACTCAAACTGCTTGAGCTTCCAAGAAAGCATTGAGATTCTTGCTGGCTTCTAGCAACCGTGGTGAGATCGCCGGTGACGTTGGGTAAGAAACAGGCGACGTCGTGGAGAATCGAACCTGGCGAAGGGAAGACTCCATCGATCTTCTGTTTTTCGAACCAGACATCTTTAAAACCCCTTTGATCTCTTTCTCAACAGGTTCCTTGTCGAACACGAAAGCCGCTGAAACTGGATCGTCGTGATCGTTTTTACCGGAACCGCTTTTGATTAGCTCGGACGGTAAGTCGAATAAGTGACCACCTCCTTCGTCCCCTCCAGATTCCGAAGCGTATGAGTTGCAGTCGAATTTCTCCATTGAAGCTCGAGCTGAGATCACTGTAGTGGTCGTCGTGGTTTCTCTAACAGAGACGGTTCTTGAAACGGTAACGGACGATGATGACGACGTGGTGGTAGTGGTGGTTCGggtgaaggaagaagaagaagaatcgtCTCTTCTTGATGATCTGACCGGTTTAGCTTTACCAAAACCGGGGAGGTATAAACACAGAGCGTTGCATTTGAACCCGTCTTCTAACGTATTGTTATTGTTAATGCTCTTGTTCGATTCGGTTTTGACGAAGAAAGAGTTTCGAAGAGAGAGTCTCTTGCTCGTAGATCCACAAGATTTGCTTCTCTTCAATGAAGCCGACGAAGACGAGTCTTGTTCCTTGCCTTTGAGCGCACGCATCAGACCAGAACGTTGTTTAGGAGAATTTGTGGTTGAGTTTGGGAGGCTACGGCTCACAAACTTAGTCCGCACTGGCTGCAAAGGAAGAGGCATTGGCGCATCTAAGTCTCTAGGAGGTGACATGGCCGGTAACAGCATCATATCGAAGCTATCGTTCCTTCTTAAGGACGGTGACATAGACAAAGACTTGACTACTGACTTGGGGTCCATCGATATCTCTCTCTCGGAATGCCTCATACTCGTTTGCTTGACCAGAATTTTCTTCTTCGGCTCGTCTCTGCCTAGAACTTGCCAATCCTCGTGAATGCTCCCGTCTCTAAAGCTTATCGTTGGCATAAGAACTGCAGCAGCCATTGTCTTTTTTTCGGTCTGAAAATGTCTAACTAGTAAGATGAGAAATGGCAAAGGCTACGTCTTAAGGCTAAAGAGATAATGGGTACTTATATACACTGAGTAAGCATGGACTGCACGTTCGGTGGCTAACACTTGGTCATGATTTGCACGTCCAGCTTTTCTTCTTACCTGCGTATTAATCTCAGCCAAAGGCTATTGACTTTATTATAAAACACATAAACGAATAAAAAAGCTAAAATTTTATAGCATTTTCACATGAGACTATGCCCAAGATTGAGACAGGATCTGACAAAGATAGATATGCCCGCACGAACCAGACTTATTATAATATTACCAGAAGATTTGGAATATTACCCGAAGTTGTGCATACCACAAGCTGTTGATTAGGGAAGAAGACGattaaataattgaaatttatttCATTATATTATGTTACAAAACATCCATGATGGGTCATTGGTGTATGTGAAAAAACGTAAAAGGTTTGGGAATCTACTGAAGGGAATTGTAAAACAAGATTAATACAACCGATATACCGATGATAACTGGAAAAGACGAGACTAAGTACAACGCTCCATAACCCTGCAGCAGAATAAGAACAAAGGCAAGAGAAAAGTATCAATCAGATCCCAAGGTTTTGAATAGGAAAACACTTCAAATGTTGGAAGACAGAGTACAGATTTAAAGGTAAAACCACAACTCTGTGAAAGTTTTGAGAACAAACCATGGCTTTCTTGGCTACTCCAGTGTCATCATCATCGACATCGGCTTCTTCAATTGCAGCAGCTGAATCCCACTCTAGGTTGAGTCTCTTGGCTGCCTCTTTTGGATCTATTCCGGTGTCTGTGGATTTCGCATACAGTGATTTTGTTCGCTGCTTCTTTGAAACCTCAACCTTTTCAAATCCACAAGATAAGGGTTACTATAAAAGGCTTTGAAACAAAGTTGTGCGAAACTAACTAACTAAATGTATATCAGCGGTCACCAGAGAGTTACACACACAAAGATACTCTTCCATCATATTTTAGGAACGATGTAGGAATCAACaccatcaaataaaacaaagatTTGAAAGGTTTTGTACCGATATGACATTTCCCCTTGGGGTTATATCAGTTAATACAATAGGCTTTATGTGTTTCTTAAAAGGCTACCTCCATGCCTAGTCAATTCCTTATGTAAgaaatatcgataaattaaatGCACCAAGTGTGTATGCTACCATGGATGTCTCATGAACTTTACtctataaatgtttataagctTATGTCAGTTGTTGCATAATGGATTTGGATTGCCTCATGAGAAACGGTTGTCGTTTCCTCTACCAATGGGCCCATACAGACAAAACAATTGTTGTAGGATTAAAAGAAGAGGTACCTCTAAATTTGGCCAACGGACCATTTCCTCGTACAGCATCTGGAGAGTGAGACGATCTTTAGGGATCTTCCCTTCGTTTACCTGTGAGAAGACAGAAAGACATTACTTAAGGATCATCATATACTTAAGCGAAAAGTAACTATTTCCCCAACCCCTTGATACTAAACAAAGCAAACTGCTTAACATGGTCATGTGAAGCGACAGCTTGATACCATAACGAGTAACAGAATCATGTTACAAGCACATATACAGCTTGAGACAATTTTGCATACTAAAAGTCTAAACCTTGGAGTTAGACAGACCAGCATAATGTCCCATTCCCATTTAACCAAGAAATGTAACAGATCAACGATAAATGCAACTCAAGAAAGGTAACCGTACTAAGCTACAGATGCAtttgtataaattaattaacaaaaaaatcacaCTCCAGATAGCCAAGCGAGTGATTCACAACTGTATATACTCCTAGAACTGAGCCATATATGAGTTGAGTTCCTTTCTTCTCTATGCGGAAAACTAGCATATCATCGCCTCACAATTCACTCTAAGTAGTGTGACTAAATGAAAGTTTACCAGTTCCAAGGCTTCAGCTAAGTCTTCCCTACTAGGGGCATCATCCTCTTCTATTCCGAGAAGTCTCCTTTTTTCCAATTCCCTTGGGTCCTCAATCATTATGGTCAACTTGACCTAATATGATTTGAAGTTTCACAGACTTATTACTATCCCATCCTTTGTCTCctcgaaaataataataataatacagaCACAGAACTTACCTCATTGAACATCATGTCTCTGTTCCTCCTGAGTAGCTCCAACAcctaaccaaaacaaaaaaaaaacgtttttatTTCATCAAATACTAATTACATGTCTTTATAACGAATCACGAAAAGTCAAGAACGTAAGGAACGTAGTCCCTAGACAAACCATGAGCTTATCTAATTCTTCAGAACACTTATCTATAAATTTcagtaaattaagaaaaatgggAATAACAAACCCGTTTGATCTCATTGACGTATTTAAGATCTTGAGGATCTACTTCTCCTTCGTCTTCATCGTCTCTAtcttctttctccttctctTGTTGCTCCAATGTTAACGGAACCGGAACTCGAATCTCCACCGCGTCTCCTTTCTCCTGCTGAGCTACCAAACTTCCCAACCTCCCACTCTTCCTCTGTCCACTACTCCTACGGAATACAACCGGAGACGGCAAGCAAACACCGTGATAACTCCGTTGGCCCGAAGAAACAGAGTACTGTAACGGTAACTGAAATATCTGCGTCGCAGCCGCCACCATTTTTCCTCTTCTATATCTTTTaaacaccaaaaataaaaaaaaatcctctTACAATTCACAGATTCTGCATCTCTCTGGAgattgaagaagacgacgatTGCCCTATGCCACTTGGATAATACTCCATCActtaaaaaaagatatattaaaaatcaaagcCTGTAATATTATTATATGGCCCAGTATGAGGCCCATTAGCAAGACCCATCGTACGCTATGgatttggcgggaaaatgaTAGAGAGGCCCAGTTAATTTCCCGCCACAACAGCACTCAGCAATGTTCTTTACCCCCTCGTAGTGAGAAACTGGGAAGGACACATTCACTCTCTGTTCAAACGAAAATTAGGGTTTAAGTTTTCCGATTTGAAAATGGAGGCGTTTGGTGGATTTGTAATGGACGAGCAAGCGATTCAAGTGGAGAACGTCTTCTTAGAGTTCCTCAAGAGGTTTGTGGTTTGTTCCGTATCGCTCTAATTCGATTGTAAATTAACGTTTGGTGTTTGTCCTCAGTTTCCGATTAGATGCGAACAAGCCGGAGCTGTACTACGAGGCGGAGATTGAGGCAATCCGAGGCGGAGAATCGACAATGATGTACATCGATTTCTCACATGTCATGGGTTTCAACGACGCTCTTCAGAGAGCAATAGCTGACGAGTACCTCAGGTTTTGTGCTTTTCTTTCTAATTTTAAACAAACCCTAGATTTGTTAATTTGGGGTGGTTGATAATTTGGTGTAGGTTTGAGCCGTATGTGAGGAATGCTTGTAAGAGGTTTGTGATTGAAATGAATCCTTCTTTCGTTTCTGATGAGACTCCCAACAAAGATATCAATGTTTCTTTCTACAACCTCCCTTTCACCAAGAGGTAATGAATATGTCTTTCCTTCCTTCCCTCATAAAAGTCATGACCTTTATCTTGTTTGATACATTTTTCGTGTTTGTGATGATGAATTGAATGCCTTTCTGTCTTAAAAAACTTGAGAGTAGCTGTTCGTTTCTCTCTCTAGCCATGAACTATATGCTTAATATCAACATTCCATTCCAGGTTGAGGGAGCTAACGACTTCAGAAATTGGGAAGCTTGTGTCGGTGACTGGTGTGGTTACTCGAACTAGCGAAGTCAGACCTGAGCTTCTTTATGGAACCTTCAAGTGCTTAGATTGTGGCAGCGTTATTAAGAACGTTGAGCAACAGTTTAAGTACACACAGGTACTTAAACGATTGCTTCTTTTTTAAGACGCTCTTAGCTTTGAAATTCcttgtttaacttttttttttgtcattgacGCAGCCTACGATCTGTGTGAGCCCAACTTGTTTGAACAGAGCAAGATGGGCACTGCTTAGACAAGAGAGCAAGTTTGCGGATTGGCAAAGAGTTAGGATGCAGGAGACTTCTAAAGAGATACCTGCAGGTTCCTTGCCACGCTCTTTGGATGTCATTCTGCGTCATGAGATTGTTGAACAGGCCAGAGCCGGTGACACGTGAGTTTCCCTCTTTCGCTAGTTTATGTCCCCATCTTTTAGTTGCATTCGTTTTGAATCCTTCTTTTGGGTTTTTGTCCTCGCAGGGTTATTTTTACGGGGACGGTTGTTGTGATACCTGACATATCCGCGTTGGCAGCACCTGGCGAGAGAGCAGAATGCCGCCGTGACTCATCGCAGCAGAAAAGCTCCACTGCTGGACATGAAGGTGTCAAGGGTCTTAAGGCTCTTGGAGTTCGAGATCTTTCGTACCGGCTTGCCTTTATTGCGAACTCAGTGCAGGTTTGTCAACTAAAGTAACTTTCAAATCAAAACTCAAGGTGAGACGTGTCGACCCAATCTCAATGAATGTTTTCTTCTTTCAGATAGCTGATGGTAGCAGGAACACTGACATGAGGAACCGCCAAAATGATTCTAATGAAGATGATCAGCAGCAGTTCACGGTAAGGCTTAGACTAAATTACATATACGAATCGAGATTGTTATTATTCAGCAGTGTCCGGTTTTACTCTTTTTATGTGAACTCTCACATTGTAACTATATACACAAGTACTGAAATTGTTCTTGT
This genomic window contains:
- the LOC103827884 gene encoding uncharacterized protein DDB_G0271670, with protein sequence MAAAVLMPTISFRDGSIHEDWQVLGRDEPKKKILVKQTSMRHSEREISMDPKSVVKSLSMSPSLRRNDSFDMMLLPAMSPPRDLDAPMPLPLQPVRTKFVSRSLPNSTTNSPKQRSGLMRALKGKEQDSSSSASLKRSKSCGSTSKRLSLRNSFFVKTESNKSINNNNTLEDGFKCNALCLYLPGFGKAKPVRSSRRDDSSSSSFTRTTTTTTSSSSSVTVSRTVSVRETTTTTTVISARASMEKFDCNSYASESGGDEGGGHLFDLPSELIKSGSGKNDHDDPVSAAFVFDKEPVEKEIKGVLKMSGSKNRRSMESSLRQVRFSTTSPVSYPTSPAISPRLLEASKNLNAFLEAQAV
- the LOC103827883 gene encoding ycf3-interacting protein 1, chloroplastic is translated as MVAAATQIFQLPLQYSVSSGQRSYHGVCLPSPVVFRRSSGQRKSGRLGSLVAQQEKGDAVEIRVPVPLTLEQQEKEKEDRDDEDEGEVDPQDLKYVNEIKRVLELLRRNRDMMFNEVKLTIMIEDPRELEKRRLLGIEEDDAPSREDLAEALELVNEGKIPKDRLTLQMLYEEMVRWPNLEVEVSKKQRTKSLYAKSTDTGIDPKEAAKRLNLEWDSAAAIEEADVDDDDTGVAKKAMGYGALYLVSSFPVIIGISVVLILFYNSLQ